In Runella sp. SP2, the genomic window AGGATTGGGCTTGCCACTTCCTGTAAGATGGGTGAGGGGAGAATCGCCTTTTATGGATATAATTGCCAAGGTTCGTGCGGAATTCCAAGCCCCGAAATTCCAAGGGAAAGAAGCGTGGGCAGAATGTCCTATCGGCACAACGGGAGCGGTTGCTATCTCCTGATAACCAGACACGTCGGCCAATTGCTTCACCATGTTTTCAAAGCCTTCGCCTGCCCCTCTATTGAAGTCGAAAACCATGTCTAAACCTGGCGTTACCCAAATCGTAGCAAACCCAATTTCGCTCATTGACTGGCGGAATTTAGCGTTTTCTAGGATTCCTTCCTCTGTCATATTGTGCATTCCCCACACTACGCCCTTTACTTTTTTGCAATTTTCAGGAATCCAGAGAAAAGCCGTGGGGTTATCGTTTATCTCAGGATGTTTGTACCCATCCACTTTCACCGACCATTGCCAAACTTGGGCGTAAAGGGTCGTTTTTAAAAAAAGTGTGATAAGATATAGGGAGATGATTCGCAGATACATATTTACTTTAGCAGAGAAATCGGTTATATTTGTTAAAAAAAGCGCTACTATGACGGTTCAAACCCTTTATGATGATGTGGCTAATTTTATTGCCAACATGAATCCTACTAAAATCCTTGAACTAAAAGCACCCCTTGAAGCTCAAGAGCGTGTACAGGCCTTGATTAAAAAGGAAAAAGAGTCAGCATTGACAGCTACAGAAAAAGATGAACTTGACCATTTTCTTGTTTTGGAACGATTGATAAGGCTTGCTAAAGCACACGCACGCCAGCGCTTGAGTGGTGTATGAGCCAGAAAATACCTCGTGCTATCCGAAATAAAATTATTGAACGAGCTGAGCATCGTTGTGAGTACTGCCGTATTCCTGATACGGATTCATATTATGGATTCCAAGTTGACCATATCATCAGCCGTAAACATGGAGGTGAAGATGAACTTGGGAATTTTGCATATGCTTGTCCTGACTGCAATCGTTACAAAGGCTCGGATTTGGGAACATATCTTGGAAAAAATTTTGACTTTGTAAGATTTTTTCACCCTCGAATTGACGATTGGTCTTATCATTTTGAATTACAAACATCGGGATTAATCATTGGCAAAACTGATATTGGCAATGCCACTCTCAAAATTTTTGCTATCAACCACCCAGATAGAATCATAGAACGTAAAGTGCTGTGCCAATTGGGATTAATGGATGTTTTTACTTGAAAATCTACTTTTCCAAACCAATTGTTATCTTTCCGTCTTTCCATGCGGGCGCCCTTTTTTTGTCGTTGACAATCATTGCGCTTGGTTCCTCGGTAGCTCGTAATAAAATACGCATCAACGGTTGGCCATCCACTTCAACTTTCAATTGTTTCTTAGAATAATCAGCATTCATAAACACCTTGGAAAGCGAATGCAAAAAGGTTTTTTCGTCTTTGCGCAAATAACTTCCATTGCTGACAAAAAACGAGGTCAGGTTATCAGGATTTGAGCGGTCGGCTTTTTCGGGGAAAGTCACGGCGGTTAAATAGGCGTCGGTTTCCCAGCCATTGATAATCGCATTGGCGTTGCGGTGCATGAGGCGGCCATCGGCGAGCAAATTGAGATAAACTTCCGTTATCGTTCCGTTTTGGGTAATCCGTACTCCCTGCCAGTTGTCGCCGCTTATTTTTTCGATTACGGGCAAATTGGTACGTCCTACGGCTCCATTAGCGCCCGATGAACCAACAAAAGTTTCAACGGCTTTATTGGTGTTATCTAACAATAGAATAGCGTTCCAAAACTTTGTTTGTCGTGAGTTTTCAGCGGGTGAAATGGCATAGTAAGGGATTTTCGTTTTGACGTCACGGTCTTTGATTCCCCATCGTTCTTCCAACTTCATTTTTTCGGGAAAATCGTGCGGATACCCTAATGGCAATGTTTCAGGATAGAGTGGCCGAAACAGAATAGATGCTTCTCCTTGGCTAATTTCGAGGTCGGGGCCTTTCTTTTTAGCTTCATTTTGGTAGTGTAACAAAAACTCAAACTTGCCCGCTTCGTACGTTTTTACGTCATCTACTACCAAAATCACTTTGTCAAGCCACAAAAAATGACGGTAATTCCGCAAAAAATAGCGGGAAGTCGGCCCTGTTGCATCAGCCATGAGGTATTTGAGTGAGCCACCATTAATCAAATGATGCAGACTACCTGACGTTTTTACGGCATGATATTGGTCTTGTGGGTCTTGTGCTTTGCCATTGAACAACATAACGTTGTGAGCTTCACTCCGTACAAAATATGAACTGTACTCAGGTAAACCGTAGCTGACATCACCGCCGTCGATGAGTAAATACTGGCCGTTGTGGTACAACACAAACGAACCTGCATCGGCGTGCGCATGATTCCAAGTATAACCCGATTTTACCCCCAACATCGTCGCATCTTTCTCCCAAGACGAGCGCAACATTCCCCAGCCCATATCTTTGTAAATAGCCGCCGTGGGAAGAGGGTTAGGAAGTGTCGAGTTTTGAATGCTGAGTGTCGAATTTGTATTCCTTTTTCCTAATTCATCATTCTTAATTCCTAATTCTATTGGATGGTAAAGCAGCCCCAACGGAGTAGCAAGATTCATGTCTTCTCGCCCTTCACTGTTGCCGATTTGTTGTAAATACCAATAATAATGAGGATTCCCCATTCCCAGTGCCAACATCAATTTGGCGGGGCGTTCTCCGTTGGCATGATCGTTTGAGTCGCCAAAATTGAGCGACATCATTCGGTGCTTTGACGTGGGATAAGAAGCATGAATGAACCAATCGACTGTCTTTTTGAGGGTTTCATCATAAGGCATTGATGCCTTTCCAAAAAGGTTAGTCCAGGCCAAGCGAAACGTAAGGTATTCTGAAACCGCAAAGTTGGCATAACTCACACTTTCGTAAAAGCCTCCGTTGGCATCGAAATTGGAGGGTTTATTCTCCAAAACACTTCCCTGAAACGCAAACCATTCTTTGGACGCTCGCATTATTTCCTCAGCCCAGGTTTTGGCTTGGGGCTCTTCGTTCAGTACAGCCATGGAAGCTATCCCTGCTTGAAATACCACCGCCGACCACCAATTGTGCCCCATCGAGTTGAGGGTATGAATGCGACTATCTTCTGATACCCAATCTTTTATGGCAGGTTCAATTCCCAGTTTGATAATTTTATTAGTGATTTCTTTTCGTTCGACAGGAGTGAGGTAATTGTAAATGCCGTCGAAAGCAATAGCGGTTTGAAAACAGCCACGGGCAGTTCCAAGGCCTGAGTTCCACCGTGGAGTGCGGTCGTCCATCCCGTCCCACTGAGGACGATTTACCCAGTCGAGCAACAAAAGTTTGGCTCGTTCGGCGTATTTGGTGTCGCCTGTCATGCAATAAACCAAAGTCAGGTTTTCCAAATTTCCCCCTTTCCCTTCGAGAGACTTGTCGGTGCGTTGCAGCATATTTTGCCAAGCTTTAGCCAATAAAGTATCGGTTTGGAGGCGTTCTTTGGTAATCTTGACGCGCTCAGGGGTATAAAAAAGATAAGGGTGCGCCTTTTTTGATTGGCCAAAAGTTGTAAAACAGAATAAGTTGAAAAGCCAGAAAATGATATGTTTTTTCATGTAAACGGAGTGGTTATTTCTTGATTTTATTGCGGGACATTGCCAGCTTCAAGGAATCTAAAAGTGTTGGAAGTGATTTTTGGGTAAAAGCTCGTTGCTAACAGCCCCCATTAAAGCAGCGTATTCGTTGAGTGCCGACTGACGCAGCGCTACTTGGTTCATTAGGCGCGTCTTGATTGCTGGGAAGAATAACTCAGAGGACTGCGCAATATTTCCCCCAAAAACAACTACGTCGGGTTGATAAAGAGCCACAAATTCTTCCATTATCCTACTCAGATTTTGGGCAAATTCATCAAATGTTTGTCGAGCGGCGGGATTGGTCTCGTAGGTATCCACCAATTCTTTCACGCCTGTAATGGGATGCTTTGTTAGCTGAAAGTAACGTTTTATAAACCAACGAGTTGAGATGTAGTCTTCGGCTACGCCTTCGTGTAGTGGGTGGTTGATACCAAGCGCTAAATCGTAAGCCTTTCCGTTTTCAAATAATGACGTACCTAAGCCCGTCCCGAGGGTGATTCCTAATCCTTTCGCAAAACCTTTCCCCGCGCCAAATACCATTTCGCCTGCTAAAAATGCTTCTGCATCATTACTGAAACAGATTTGAGCAGGCGAAATGGTGAGGCGTGCTGCCAATTCCCGACGAATGTCAAGACCATAGAGGTGGTCGTATTTGTTGACGTTTTTCATCCAACAAATACCGTTTTCGTAGTCAAACGGTCCTGGCATGGCAATCCCAATTTGACATTCCGAAAGGTAGTCGGATTGAATAGTTTGCCGAACTGTCGTTGTCCATGTCGTTAATATTTCGTCAGCGGAAGCATACGAATCAACGGGCATACGTCGTAGTGATGACTCATTGATTGTTCCTGAGACAAGATTAACAACCGCCGCTGTAATGTGCGAACCTCCAATATCTACACCTATGTATATTTTCATAGAATCCAGCCCCCTAACCCCCGATGGGGGAATACTATTTGTTTTAAAGATTGAAATGATGTGCCGTAGGCACTACCCAAACAGTTACAGTTGTCTTAACCAAATCGCCTGACCACCTGAGGCTTTTAGATCCACCTTCAATACACTTTTAGTATCTACTTCCTCTGTTTTAATGCCTACTTTGGTTTTGGTCGGAACGTTGCCATCGTCGGAGTAAATACGAGCTTGGTATTTTTTTCCTTTTGGCAAGAAATCGAATTTTACCTCCAAACTACGGGCGTCATTGTTGGTCATCGTACCAATAAACCAGTCGTTGCCGCTTCGGCGAGCAGTGGTGATGTATTGACCGATTTCGCCCTGAAGTACCCGCGTTTCGTCCCAAGAAGTAGGGATTTGTTTCCAAAATTCTAGCTCAGGTTCGCCTTCATACAAGGCAGGTTTATCGTACCAAAACAAGGTTTGAAGCGGGCTGTAATAAACCGCTGCCATGGCCAACTGATGCGCATGGGTGGTTTTGATTCGTTTGTCAAAGTAGCAAATGGTATAATCGGCTGCTCCACCGATATAGCGCGTAAATGGCAGCGTGACGTTGTGGGTAGCATCGGGCATTTCTTCATTTCCGCGAATGCCTTCGGCCGTCATTAGGTTAGGGAAAGTACGCATCTCACCCGTTGGTCGCCAATCGTCGTGGACATTGACCATGAGTTGATTTTCGGCGCATTTTTTAATCATTTCTTCCACCCATACCGTCCAGCGATGACTCCCGACTTGCACAAATCCATATTTTACCCCTTTGATACCCCATTTATGAAAAAGAGGAAAAATCTCATCCGCCTGTTTGACAAGCGCCTGTTTGTTGACGTACAACCAAACTCCTACACCCCGTTCTTTTCCGTACTGTACCACGGCAGGCATGTCAATGGGAGCCTTTACTTGCGTAGCGTCCGAATCCCAAGTGAGGGCAGGGCCGTACCATTTCCAATCAAACAAAATGTATTGTAAACCACGTTGTTGGGCAAAATCAATGGCGGTTTTAGCACCTTCGGTGGTCAGGGTCATTTCGCGGATGATTTTCCCAGGTTTTACCCATGACCAATCTCCCCAGCCCTTGCTTTTATCGGTAGAAACGGGAGGATTAAGGTTGAGCAAAATATCGTTGTTTTCAATCAATTTTCCTGGCGTTTCGGCAATCATAACTACGCGCCAAGGAGTGCCAAAATAGGTAATAGCATCTACTTTGTCGTCGAGCGAAACCAGTATTGAATTAGGTTTGGAGGGATGGAGTTTAAATTTACCGCGTGAGTAATCGGTCATAGCAGCTTCGGCCAAACAAGCATACAAGCCATTTGGAAGTTTTAGGGTCAAAGGCCGTTCGCAGTCGTCCACCCAGTTTTGAAGCGGAAGTGGGGCATATTTACCCTGTGCCCATTGGGTATAATAGGCTAAACTGCCTTCTGGTAGAGTAAACTCCGTATTTTCAGCAGTAATTTGATAATAACTTCCTTTGGGATTTTCAGGGAAGAAATATCGAATAGCAATGCCTTCATTGTAAGCCCTTACCTGAATTTGCATTTTGTAATCGGCATTACTGGCCTTTTGAAACGATAAGGTCGCCGCCTCAAAATGGTCTTTAACGATAGAACGCTCACCGTAAAGTG contains:
- a CDS encoding HNH endonuclease; the encoded protein is MSQKIPRAIRNKIIERAEHRCEYCRIPDTDSYYGFQVDHIISRKHGGEDELGNFAYACPDCNRYKGSDLGTYLGKNFDFVRFFHPRIDDWSYHFELQTSGLIIGKTDIGNATLKIFAINHPDRIIERKVLCQLGLMDVFT
- a CDS encoding heparinase II/III family protein, encoding MKKHIIFWLFNLFCFTTFGQSKKAHPYLFYTPERVKITKERLQTDTLLAKAWQNMLQRTDKSLEGKGGNLENLTLVYCMTGDTKYAERAKLLLLDWVNRPQWDGMDDRTPRWNSGLGTARGCFQTAIAFDGIYNYLTPVERKEITNKIIKLGIEPAIKDWVSEDSRIHTLNSMGHNWWSAVVFQAGIASMAVLNEEPQAKTWAEEIMRASKEWFAFQGSVLENKPSNFDANGGFYESVSYANFAVSEYLTFRLAWTNLFGKASMPYDETLKKTVDWFIHASYPTSKHRMMSLNFGDSNDHANGERPAKLMLALGMGNPHYYWYLQQIGNSEGREDMNLATPLGLLYHPIELGIKNDELGKRNTNSTLSIQNSTLPNPLPTAAIYKDMGWGMLRSSWEKDATMLGVKSGYTWNHAHADAGSFVLYHNGQYLLIDGGDVSYGLPEYSSYFVRSEAHNVMLFNGKAQDPQDQYHAVKTSGSLHHLINGGSLKYLMADATGPTSRYFLRNYRHFLWLDKVILVVDDVKTYEAGKFEFLLHYQNEAKKKGPDLEISQGEASILFRPLYPETLPLGYPHDFPEKMKLEERWGIKDRDVKTKIPYYAISPAENSRQTKFWNAILLLDNTNKAVETFVGSSGANGAVGRTNLPVIEKISGDNWQGVRITQNGTITEVYLNLLADGRLMHRNANAIINGWETDAYLTAVTFPEKADRSNPDNLTSFFVSNGSYLRKDEKTFLHSLSKVFMNADYSKKQLKVEVDGQPLMRILLRATEEPSAMIVNDKKRAPAWKDGKITIGLEK
- a CDS encoding ROK family protein, producing MKIYIGVDIGGSHITAAVVNLVSGTINESSLRRMPVDSYASADEILTTWTTTVRQTIQSDYLSECQIGIAMPGPFDYENGICWMKNVNKYDHLYGLDIRRELAARLTISPAQICFSNDAEAFLAGEMVFGAGKGFAKGLGITLGTGLGTSLFENGKAYDLALGINHPLHEGVAEDYISTRWFIKRYFQLTKHPITGVKELVDTYETNPAARQTFDEFAQNLSRIMEEFVALYQPDVVVFGGNIAQSSELFFPAIKTRLMNQVALRQSALNEYAALMGAVSNELLPKNHFQHF
- a CDS encoding glycoside hydrolase family 97 protein, coding for MAKKSTLLLFLTFLLNQLVWGQTGVLENTRTIIQSPDKNLSCQVYQKQASDGRRSIFYTVTYKNRSVISESALNIQLDNHLSELAMALKVDKTQYWCEDLTFIKTETSKQDTTWKPLYGERSIVKDHFEAATLSFQKASNADYKMQIQVRAYNEGIAIRYFFPENPKGSYYQITAENTEFTLPEGSLAYYTQWAQGKYAPLPLQNWVDDCERPLTLKLPNGLYACLAEAAMTDYSRGKFKLHPSKPNSILVSLDDKVDAITYFGTPWRVVMIAETPGKLIENNDILLNLNPPVSTDKSKGWGDWSWVKPGKIIREMTLTTEGAKTAIDFAQQRGLQYILFDWKWYGPALTWDSDATQVKAPIDMPAVVQYGKERGVGVWLYVNKQALVKQADEIFPLFHKWGIKGVKYGFVQVGSHRWTVWVEEMIKKCAENQLMVNVHDDWRPTGEMRTFPNLMTAEGIRGNEEMPDATHNVTLPFTRYIGGAADYTICYFDKRIKTTHAHQLAMAAVYYSPLQTLFWYDKPALYEGEPELEFWKQIPTSWDETRVLQGEIGQYITTARRSGNDWFIGTMTNNDARSLEVKFDFLPKGKKYQARIYSDDGNVPTKTKVGIKTEEVDTKSVLKVDLKASGGQAIWLRQL